Proteins from a single region of Pseudomonas quebecensis:
- a CDS encoding muconate cycloisomerase family protein codes for MPICIITSIEALIVDLPTIRPHKLAMHTLQNQTLVIIRVRSSDGIEGIGEATTIGGLSYGNESPDSIKVNIDRHIAPLLIGQDASNINAAMLRVARSVRGNTFAKSGVESALLDALGKRLGLPVSELLGGRVRDALPVAWTLASGNTAQDIDEAQKMLDLRRHRLFKLKIGAGQVDHDLAHVIAIKKALGDRASVRVDVNQAWDEAVALRACRVLGDNGIDLIEQPISRNNRAGMARLNLSSPTPIMADESIECVEDAFNLAREGAASVFALKIAKSGGPRAVLRTAAIAEAAGIGLYGGTMLEGGIGTLASAHAFLTLDTLAWGTELFGPLLLTEDILVEPPLYRDFQLHVSTAPGLGLVIDEERLAFLRRDKP; via the coding sequence ATGCCGATTTGCATCATCACCTCGATCGAGGCCCTTATCGTCGATCTGCCAACCATTCGCCCGCACAAGTTGGCCATGCACACCTTGCAGAACCAGACCCTGGTGATCATCCGAGTGCGCAGCAGCGATGGCATCGAGGGCATCGGTGAGGCCACCACCATCGGCGGCCTGAGTTACGGCAACGAAAGCCCCGACAGCATCAAGGTCAACATTGATCGCCACATCGCGCCGTTGCTTATCGGCCAGGACGCCAGCAACATCAACGCCGCCATGTTGCGCGTGGCGCGCAGCGTACGCGGCAACACCTTTGCCAAATCCGGCGTGGAGAGCGCGTTGCTCGACGCCCTTGGCAAGCGCCTGGGCCTGCCCGTCAGCGAGTTGCTCGGCGGGCGCGTGCGCGATGCGCTACCGGTGGCCTGGACATTGGCCAGCGGCAATACCGCGCAGGACATCGACGAAGCGCAGAAGATGCTCGACCTGCGCCGCCATCGCCTGTTCAAGCTGAAGATCGGCGCAGGGCAGGTCGACCATGACCTGGCCCATGTGATCGCGATCAAAAAAGCCCTGGGCGATCGCGCCAGTGTGCGGGTCGACGTCAACCAGGCGTGGGACGAAGCCGTGGCCCTGCGCGCGTGCCGGGTGCTGGGCGACAACGGCATCGACCTGATCGAGCAGCCGATCTCGCGCAACAACCGTGCCGGCATGGCGCGGCTCAATCTGTCGAGCCCGACGCCGATCATGGCCGACGAGTCCATCGAATGTGTCGAGGATGCCTTCAACCTGGCCCGCGAAGGTGCGGCGTCGGTGTTTGCCCTCAAGATCGCCAAGAGCGGCGGCCCGCGCGCAGTGTTGCGCACGGCGGCTATTGCCGAAGCGGCCGGTATCGGCCTGTACGGCGGCACGATGCTGGAGGGCGGTATCGGCACCCTGGCGTCGGCCCATGCCTTCCTGACCCTGGACACACTGGCGTGGGGCACCGAACTGTTCGGCCCGCTGTTGCTCACCGAAGACATCCTTGTCGAGCCGCCGCTGTACCGCGATTTCCAGCTGCATGTCTCCACCGCACCGGGCCTTGGCCTGGTCATCGATGAAGAGCGCCTGGCGTTCTTGCGTCGCGATAAACCCTAA
- the catC gene encoding muconolactone Delta-isomerase has translation MLFHVKMTVNLPVDMHPERAASLKAEEKALAQRLQESGQWRHLWRIAGHYANYSVFDVDSVQQLHDLLMQLPLYPYMAIEVNALCRHPSSIHEDDR, from the coding sequence ATGTTGTTCCACGTAAAAATGACCGTGAACCTGCCCGTCGACATGCACCCCGAACGCGCCGCCAGCCTCAAGGCCGAAGAAAAAGCCTTGGCGCAGCGCCTGCAGGAGTCCGGCCAGTGGCGCCACCTGTGGCGCATCGCCGGGCACTACGCCAACTACAGCGTGTTCGACGTCGACAGCGTGCAGCAACTGCACGACCTGCTGATGCAACTGCCGCTGTATCCCTACATGGCCATCGAGGTGAATGCCCTGTGCCGACACCCGTCGTCGATCCATGAAGACGACCGCTGA